The Citrifermentans bemidjiense Bem genome window below encodes:
- the rpsK gene encoding 30S ribosomal protein S11 — MASPAKKVVKKKKEKKNIPNGVAHIQATFNNTMITITDPVGNVVAWCTSGAKGFKGSRKSTPFAAQMAAEDAAKKAQEHGMRSIEVYVKGPGSGRESALRALQAAGFAVSFIRDVTPIPHNGCRPPKRRRV, encoded by the coding sequence ATGGCGAGCCCGGCTAAGAAGGTCGTTAAGAAGAAAAAAGAGAAGAAGAATATTCCCAACGGCGTCGCGCACATCCAGGCGACGTTCAACAATACCATGATCACCATCACCGACCCGGTCGGTAACGTGGTAGCCTGGTGCACCTCCGGTGCCAAGGGTTTCAAAGGGTCCAGGAAGAGCACGCCGTTCGCAGCGCAGATGGCTGCCGAGGACGCTGCCAAGAAGGCCCAGGAGCACGGTATGCGCAGCATCGAGGTGTACGTGAAGGGTCCCGGCTCAGGCCGCGAGTCCGCTCTGCGCGCGCTGCAGGCCGCCGGCTTCGCCGTCAGCTTCATCCGCGACGTCACGCCGATCCCGCACAACGGCTGCCGTCCCCCGAAGAGAAGAAGAGTCTAG
- the rpsM gene encoding 30S ribosomal protein S13 produces MARIAGVDLPRNKRIEIALTYIYGIGRSLSQEILTAAGVDMNTRCDNLTEAEVTKIREYIDKNVKVEGDLRRDISMSIKRLMDLGCYRGLRHRKGLPCRGQRTKTNARTRKGPARTVAGKKK; encoded by the coding sequence TTGGCACGTATCGCAGGGGTAGACTTACCCAGAAATAAGAGAATAGAGATCGCACTCACCTACATCTACGGCATCGGCAGATCTCTGTCCCAGGAAATTCTCACGGCAGCCGGTGTTGACATGAACACCCGTTGCGACAACCTGACCGAGGCGGAAGTCACCAAGATCAGGGAGTATATCGATAAGAACGTGAAGGTCGAAGGCGACCTGCGCCGCGACATTTCCATGAGCATAAAGCGTCTGATGGATCTCGGCTGCTACCGCGGCCTTCGTCACAGGAAAGGTCTTCCCTGCCGCGGACAGCGGACCAAGACCAATGCACGCACTCGCAAAGGGCCGGCTCGTACGGTCGCTGGCAAGAAGAAATAA
- the rpsD gene encoding 30S ribosomal protein S4: MARYTGPSCRLCRREGSELFLKGERCYTDKCAIKRRSYPPGQHGQGRIKVSDYGVQLREKQKVRRIYGILENQFRGYFETADRMKGVTGENLLFILERRLDNVAYRLGFATSRDEARQLVRHGHFTLNGKKVNIPSLQVKAGDVLQLREKSRKVAAISESLEGVVRRGIPQWLELEKDAFKGTVKAMPVREDITMPIQEQLIVELYSK, encoded by the coding sequence TTGGCTAGGTATACAGGGCCCTCATGCAGGCTGTGCAGACGGGAAGGTTCGGAGCTATTTCTTAAAGGCGAGCGTTGCTACACCGACAAATGTGCCATTAAGAGAAGAAGCTATCCCCCGGGGCAGCACGGCCAGGGCCGCATAAAGGTATCAGATTACGGTGTTCAGCTGCGTGAAAAGCAGAAGGTGCGTCGCATCTACGGCATCCTCGAGAACCAGTTCCGCGGTTACTTCGAGACGGCCGACCGGATGAAAGGCGTGACGGGCGAGAACCTCCTCTTCATCCTGGAGAGAAGGCTCGACAACGTAGCTTACCGCCTTGGCTTCGCAACCTCGCGCGACGAGGCACGCCAGCTGGTACGTCACGGACACTTCACCCTGAATGGCAAGAAGGTCAACATTCCTTCCCTTCAGGTGAAGGCAGGCGATGTCCTGCAACTGCGCGAGAAGAGCCGCAAAGTTGCCGCCATCTCCGAATCTCTCGAAGGCGTAGTACGCAGGGGTATCCCGCAATGGCTTGAACTGGAAAAGGATGCGTTCAAAGGCACCGTCAAGGCTATGCCGGTACGCGAGGACATCACCATGCCGATTCAGGAACAGTTAATTGTCGAGCTCTACTCCAAGTAA